From a region of the Triticum dicoccoides isolate Atlit2015 ecotype Zavitan unplaced genomic scaffold, WEW_v2.0 scaffold169883, whole genome shotgun sequence genome:
- the LOC119344472 gene encoding ervatamin-B-like codes for MTGHTLSFTTCRCSVLVLLAMSCLMLAGCSSESLQTSADEHSGNHHDPMMNRFHAWMKVQNKSYSTAAEKVRRFGLYRRNIRYIEAVNAKAATSGLTYELGEGPFTDITNQEFMALYTGQIPKGEHGEDGEQDEQIIATHAGPVGRVGTNTVYANFSASAPRSMDWRKRGAVTPVKDQRDCGSCWAFSAVATIEGIHKIKRGILVPLSEQQLVDCDRAERGCNGGLPSEAFQWIKTNGGITAASSYRYKAAVGRCLINRKSAAKITGSIRVKSNSEVSLRNAVAIQPVAVLISVHGRHFPHYKRGTYNGPCGASLNHAVTVVGYGQQKQNGARYWIVKNSWGATWGEKGYIRMKRETKNPSGQCGIATSPVYPLMEAGRSTD; via the exons ATGACTGGCCACACGCTCAGTTTCACCACTTGTAGATGTTCTGTGTTGGTGCTCCTTGCCATGAGCTGCCTGATGCTAGCCGGCTGCTCTTCGGAGTCGTTGCAGACAAGTGCTGATGAGCACTCTGGCAACCACCATGATCCGATGATGAACCGTTTCCACGCGTGGATGAAGGTGCAGAACAAATCCTACTCCACGGCCGCTGAGAAGGTTCGTCGGTTCGGGCTATACAGGAGGAACATCAGGTACATAGAGGCCGTGAATGCCAAGGCGGCCACCTCTGGGCTCACGTACGAGCTTGGGGAGGGTCCCTTCACCGACATTACAAATCAAGAGTTCATGGCGCTTTATACCGGCCAGATTCCGAAGGGTGAGCATGGAGAAGATGGTGAGCAAGATGAGCAGATTATCGCCACCCATGCTGGGCCAGTGGGTCGCGTGGGCACAAATACCGTGTACGCCAACTTCTCAGCGAGCGCGCCAAGGAGCATGGACTGGAGGAAGAGAGGCGCCGTCACCCCCGTAAAAGACCAACGGGATTGTG GAAGTTGCTGGGCATTCTCCGCGGTGGCTACTATTGAAGGAATACACAAGATAAAGAGAGGGATTCTGGTGCCTCTTTCGGAGCAACAACTGGTAGATTGCGACCGTGCTGAACGCGGCTGCAATGGCGGCCTACCTAGCGAAGCCTTCCAGTGGATCAAAACAAATGGAGGgatcactgccgcgtcttcctataGATACAAGGCAGCCGTAGGTAGGTGCTTGATCAACCGCAAGTCGGCGGCAAAGATCACTGGCTCGATCCGAGTCAAGAGCAACAGCGAGGTGTCGCTGAGGAACGCTGTGGCGATCCAACCGGTAGCCGTTTTGATCTCAGTACATGGCAGACACTTCCCCCACTACAAGCGGGGCACCTACAACGGGCCATGTGGTGCTAGTCTCAACCATGCCGTCACCGTCGTAGGTTATGGGCAACAGAAGCAAAATGGGGCCAGGTACTGGATCGTGAAGAATTCGTGGGGGGCGACATGGGGTGAAAAAGGCTACATTCGAATGAAGAGGGAAACAAAAAATCCATCGGGGCAGTGTGGCATTGCTACGAGCCCGGTCTATCCCCTGATGGAAGCTGGAAGATCGACTGATTAA